In the genome of Aridibaculum aurantiacum, one region contains:
- a CDS encoding VOC family protein, producing MQKITPFLWFNDNAEEAIEMYTGIFKNSEIGHKVYNNGSMPGAKGSLFTATFWLEGQQFMALNGGPMFSFSPAISLFVNCETQEEVDELWEKLSAGGQQQRCGWLQDKFGVSWQIIPSALQRLIYVQDAQQAKRVMDAMLQMNKMDIAKLEEAARMDH from the coding sequence ATGCAAAAAATAACTCCTTTTCTATGGTTCAATGATAATGCTGAAGAGGCCATTGAAATGTATACCGGCATCTTCAAAAATTCTGAAATAGGTCACAAAGTGTATAACAATGGCAGCATGCCTGGCGCCAAAGGAAGTTTGTTTACTGCTACATTTTGGTTAGAAGGGCAGCAATTCATGGCATTGAACGGCGGGCCGATGTTCTCATTCTCTCCTGCCATTTCTTTATTTGTAAACTGTGAAACACAGGAAGAGGTAGATGAACTATGGGAAAAGCTTTCTGCCGGAGGACAACAGCAACGGTGCGGCTGGCTCCAGGACAAGTTTGGTGTGTCGTGGCAGATCATACCTTCCGCTTTGCAACGGCTGATTTATGTGCAGGATGCTCAACAGGCAAAACGTGTGATGGATGCCATGCTTCAAATGAATAAGATGGATATAGCCAAACTTGAGGAAGCCGCAAGGATGGATCATTAG